The following DNA comes from Streptomyces sp. NBC_00273.
GCATCCGGACCAAGGAGAACGCAATGAGTCACGCACCGCAGCACGTCCCGTTCGAACTCAGCGGCACCGAACTGCGCGACGCGATCGTGCAGTACGCCACGAACCCGATCTTCCTCGACAACCTGGACTGGCAGAACGACGACAACCCCTACCGTCGCCAGCTGCGCCCCCAGATCCTGCCGCACCTCGACTTCGACAAGGTGCCGGGCCGGGAGAACATCCTCGACTACACGAGCCTGGCCGTGCAGCGCCTGCTCACCTCCGTCTACGAGGCGGACCTGGTGTTCTTCCCCAAGTCCGGCCTGGAGGGCAAGGAGGAGGACTTCCGCGCGTTCTACAGCCCGGCCAACCGGGCGCTCGGGGAGCGAATACGTCCGGCTCTGGAGCGGTACGCCTTCGGTTTCCTCGACGACGAGGTCGAGACGTCCGGAAAGTGGACCAGGGCGAGCCTGGACAGCTACCTCGACTCGCTCGACATGGGCGGCGGCGAGGAGCTGTCACCCATCGAAGCGGCCGTCACCGGCTCGACCGACCCCGCGCGCGCCGCCCGCATGTGGCTGGTGCAGTTCGCCCCCGACTTCCTGTCCGAGGCGTCGCCGATGATGCGCAACGTCCTCGGCTACTACGGGCCGGTCCAGTCCGAGTGGTTCAAGGTCGTCATCGACGAGTACGGCTACGGCGTGCACGACACCAAGCACAGCACCCTCTTCGAGCGGACCCTGGAGTCCGTCGGCCTGAAGTCCGACCTCCACCGGTACTGGCAGTACTACCTCAACAGCAGCCTGCTGCTGAACAACTACTTCCACTACCTGGGCAAGAACCACGAACTGTTCTTCCGCTATGTCGGCGCCCTGTTCTACACGGAGAGCTCGCTGGTCGACTTCTGCCGGCGGGCCGACCGCCTGCTGCACGGCGTCTTCGGCGATTCGGTCGACACCACCTACTTCACCGAGCACGTCCACATCGACCAGCACCACGGCCGCATGGCGCGCGAGAAGATCATCGCGCCGCTCATCGAGGCGCACGGCGAGGGGATCATCCCCGAGATCGTCCGCGGCATCGAGGAGTACCGGGTGCTCCTGGAGGTCGCCGACAAGGACTTCGTCGCGCAGATCTCCTGGATGGACGACCAGCCGGAGCTCAAGAAGCTGCACGGTCCCGTCTACGAGGCGATCAAGGAGGGACGGGTCCAGGTGCCGGTGGCGCACCTGGTCGAGCCGTTCAACGAGCTGTCGAACACGCACTGCCACGAGGGCGACGAGCTCTGCCACATCGTCTCCGGCACCATGCGCTTCGAGAGCGGGCTCGGCTCCTCGCTGACGCTGGAGGCGGGAGAGGGGGTCGTCATCCGGCGCAACCGGCTGCACGGCGCCGACATCCTGTCCGAGGAGTGCGTCTACGAGATCCACTCGGTGGGGGATTACCGCAAATGCCTGTAGTGAGCTTCCCCGTCGCGGGGCGGGAGAACTGCGTGGTCGTCGCCGGGACGGCCTACGTGTACGCCACGGTCGGCGGCCGCGGCTTCGTGATGAACGCCTCGTGCCCCCACCGCGGCGGTCCGCTCCACCTGGCCGGTGTGACGCCGGACGCCGGCCGGCTCATCTGCCCCTGGCACGACCGCAAGACGTCCGCGGCGCGGCTGCGGGCCGAGATCCCGGCCGTACGGACCGGCAGCCGGGTCACGGCGGTCTTCCCCGACCGTCCCGCCCGCGCCGCCGCGGCCACGGCCGGCGTCTGCGGCGGCACGAGCCGTGAGTACCGGCCATTGTCGGCCGAACTCGCCCGCCCGGGTGCGGCGGTCTGATCCCATCCCGTTGCACCCGGCGTCGGACATCCGGCGCCGGGTGCAACGGCCTGCACCGACCCGGTGTTCTACAGGTGGCGGCGCACCGGCCGAAGGCATCACGACGAACGAGGAGTGTGGACCATGGCGTGGGACGGCGAGAAGCCGCTTCTGTTGCTGATCGGAAGCAGCGGTCAGCGCAGCAGGGAGTTCATTCTGCGGACGGTGAGCACGCGTTACGCGTTATGGCTCCTCCAGCCCGCTCCGGTGAGCTGGGAAGAGCCGTACGTCGTGGGCTCCACGACCGTGGACAACACCGACCCAAAGGCGCTGACGGCAGCCGCCCGGCAGGTGGCCGCCGAGCACGCCGTGGCCGGCGTGTTCTGCTACGACGAGGGGCTCGTGACCCCCGCCGCGCACGTGGCCCGGGCACTCGGGCTGCCGGGCAACTCCCCCGAGTCCGTCATCGCCTGCCGGGACAAGGCCGCCACCCGGGCCGCGCTGGAGACGGCCCGGGTGCCGCAGCCGGCCTCGATCGGCGTACGGTCCCTGGCCGAGGCCCGGGCGGCGGCGGAGAAGATCGGCTTCCCCGTCGTGCTGAAGCCGCGCGGGTTGGCCGGCGGGATGGGCGTGCGCAAGGCCGACGGCCCCGATGACGTGGAGAGCGCCTACCGGGCGGCTTCCGGCGCCTCCTACCCCGGTGTTCCCGTCTTCGACGTGTCGGTGCTCGTCGAGGAGTTCGCCGACGGCCCCGAGATCAGCGTCGACGCGGTCTTCTTCGACGGGGAGTGCGTGCCGCTCGTCGTCGCCCGCAAACAGGTCGGCCTGGCCCCCTTCTTCGAGGAGACGGGGCACGAGGTCGACGGGGCCGACCCGCTCCTGACCGATCCCGGGCTGCTGGAGGCGCTGCGGTCCGCACACGCCGCGCTGGACTTCCACACCGGCGTCAGCCACACCGAATTCCGCATCACCGCCGGCGGACTGCGCCTGATGGAGGTCAACGCCCGCCTCGGCGGGGACATGATCCCCTACCTCGGGGAGCTGGCCACCGGTGTCGACGTGGCGATGGCGGCGGCGGACACCGCCGCGGGGGTCCGTCCGGACACCGAGGTGCGCCACCGCAAGGCCGCGGCCATCGCCTTCCTGTACCCGGACGAGGACATCGAGATCGATGCCGTGACCGTCCACGAGGACCGCTTCCCGGCCGGTGTCCACAGCGCCGACGCGATGGCGGGCCCCGGCGCGGTGCTGCGCCTGCCGCCGCGCGGCTACATCTCCCGCTACGCCCGCGTGATCGCCCTCGCCGACTCGGTCGAGCAGGCCCGCGCCGCCCTGCTGAGCGCCCCCGAGATCGTGGAGCTCGTCTCCCGCCCGGCGGAGGTACCCGCTCCGTGACGAACACCGGACACGACTCTCCGGAGGGCCGCAAGGCCGCCCGGCCGTCCGTCGTACAGACCCTGCGCGGGATCCCGGGACCGATCTGGCTGGTCCTGGTCGGCATGCTGATCAACCGGCTGGGCAATTTCCTCCAGATCTACCTGGTGCTCTACCTGACCGACAAGGGCTTCAGCACGTCCGCGGCCGCCTTCGCCCTCGGTGCGTACGGGGTGGGCTCGGTCGTCGGCGTCCTGGCGGGCGGCTCGATCTCGGACCGGGTCGGCTACGCGTGGACCATCGTCGGCTCCATGGCCCTCGCCGGCCTGCTCACCCTCAGCCTGGTCCACCTCGACAGCCTGCCGGTGGTAATCACGGTGGCCGCGGTGATCGGCATCGCCGCCCAGGCCTACCGGCCCGCCTCCTCGGCGCTGCTGGTGGAGTCCACCCCAGAGGAACACCACGTGATGGTGTTCGCGGTCTACCGCATGGCGTTCAACCTCGGCACCACCGCGGGCCCGCTCCTCGGCGCCCTGCTCATCAGCTACTCGTACGACCTGATGTTCTACATCGACGCGGTGACGTCGGTCGGCTTCGCCCTCTTCGCCCTGGTCCTGGTGAAGTCCGGCCAGCGCACCGGTCCCGGCGCCCGGGATCCGCAGGCCGACGGCCGGTCGTACCTGGCCGTGCTCCGCGACCGTCGCTACCTGCTGTTCCTCCTGGCGCTGTTCCTCAACGCCGTCGTCTACATCCAGCACACCTCCGCGCTGCCGCTCCAGCTCAAGGCGGACGGCCACGGACCGGCCTTCTACTCCACCCTGCTCTCGCTGAACGCGGCCATGGTCATCTGCCTGGAACTGCTGTTCACCAAGTACGTGCAGCACCTCCCGGGTCGGTTCGCCGTCGCACTGGGCGTCGGTCTGGTCGGCGTCGGCATGAACCTGTACGTGGCCGGTCCCGGCATGGCCGTGTTCGTGATCGCGACGGTGGTGTGGACGGTCGGCGAGATGATCGGCACCCCGACCGCCTCCGCCTGGCCCGGCAAGGTCGCCCCCGCGCACCTGCGGGGCCGGTACATCGCGGCCTCCGCCTTCCCGATGCAGATCGGCTACGCGGTGGGCCCGGTGATCGGCATCGCGGCCTGGCAGGCCTCGGCCGCCTCCGTGTGGTGGCTGTGCGGAGCGCTGACCGCCGTCGCCGTCGTCGTCACCCTGATCGGCATGGCCGAACCCTCCGCCGGCGAGCAGCGGCGGCCCGCGGACGCCGAGCCGGCGGCCGCGCCGACGCCCGCCGAAACACCCTGAGCCCCCTCCCCCGTGCCGCGGTTGCCCGGCACGCAGTGATCCGGAAGTGAGCGAAGCTGCCCATGGCCTACGCAGACGGCATCGAGAATTTCGTGAAGACGGTCGACGGCGCACTGCCGCCGGACTTCTACACCTACCCCGTCGAACGACAGCGCGCCCTGTACGACGGGCTGACCGAGGTCCTCCCGATCCCCGTGCCCGAAGGCGTCAGCCACCGGGACGCGAGCGTCACCCACGGCGGGCGCACCGCCCGCATCCGCATCTACGAGCCGGCCCGGCGCACGGGCGACGCCGTGCTGTTCTACATACGCGGCGGCGGCTTCGTCATCGGCTCCCTCCACAGCCACCACAGCCTGGTCGCCGAACTCGCCGACCGCACCGGCCTGGTGGCGATCGCCCTCGACTTCGGCATGGCCCCGGAGAACCCGCACCCCGGCCCGCTGGAGGACTGTTACGCCGGACTGTGCGGCACGTTGGCCGACCTGCCCGCCCTCGGGCTCGACGGCATCGACCCCGAGGGCGCGGTGCTCTGCGGAGAGAGTTCCGGCGCCAACATGGCCGTCGTCCTCTCGATGATCGCCCGCGACCGGGGCGGCCCCCGGCTGCGCGGCCAGGCGGTGATCAGCCCGGTGCTCGACTTCACCCGGTGGCGGCACGGCGGCGAGGACGCTCCCCTGCTCTCCGGCGGGGAAATGGAGTTCTACACCGCCTGCTACTGCCCGGAGCCCGGGCAGGCGGAACTCCCTTACGTCTCGCCGCTGCTCACCGGCACCTTCCACGACCTGCCGCCCGCCTACGTCGTGGGCTGCGAGATGGACTCGCTGCGCGTGGACGCCGAGAAGTACACCGCCCGGCTGCGGCAGAACGGCACGCCGGTGACGTACGTGATGGAGGAGGGGATGGTGCACGCCCCGGTGCGCGCCCGCCGGATCAGCGAGCCGGCCGGGGCGTTCTTCGCCCGCTACTGCGACGCCGTGGCCACCCTGGCAGCCGGAGAGGCGGTCGGCCGTGACGAGTGCTGAGCGGATCCCGGACGCACCGCAGGGCCCCTGCGTGATCGTCGACCCGTACTCCTCGGGGGCGTTGTTCGCACAGACGCTGGCCGACCACGGCGTCCCGGTGGTGGCGGTGGTCACCGGCCCCCGGCCGCCGGAGGCCTACGCCTCCTCCTACCAGCCGCAGGACTTCCCCGAGATCATCGTCTACGAGGGCGACCTGGAGGCCGTCGCGGAGCGGCTGCGGGCGCTGGACCCGCGCTGCGTCGTGGCGGGCTGCGAGTCCGGGGTGGAACTGGCCGAACGGCTCGCCCCGCTCGTGACGCCCGAGCGGTGCAACGTCCCCGAACTCGCTGCGGCGCGGCGGGACAAGAGCAGCATGGCGGCCGCGGTCGCGGCGGCGGGCCTGCCGGTCATCCCGCAGATCTGCACCGCCGACGCCGACGAGGTGGCGGCCTGGCTGGAGCGCGAGGGCCTGACCGGGGCGGACCTGGTCGTCAAGCCGCCCAAGAGCGCCAGCACCGACGGCGTGATCAAACTGACCGGCGGGGAGGACTGGCGGACGGTGTTCGCGCGCCAGCTCGGCCGGGTCAACCAGTTCGGCGAGGTCGACGACCGGCTCCTGGTCCAGAAGTTCGTCACCGGCACCGAATACGTGATCGACACCTTCAGCCACGACGGCAAGCACGCCGTGGTCGACGTGTGCGCCTACCGCAAGGTCGACAACGGTCCGCACATGGCCGTCTACGACACCATGCGCTGGCTCCCCCCGGACGATCCGGCCCTGCCCGGCCTCACGGAGTACGTCTTCGGCGTCCTGGACGCGGTGGGGCTGCGCTTCGGCTCGGCCCACGTCGAGGTGATGGGCACGGCGGAGGGACCGCTGCTCATCGAGCTCGGTGCCCGGCCGCACGGCGGCGGCCAGCCGCGGTTCAACCGCAACGCCACCGGCGACAGCCAGATCGACCGGACCGTGCGCTGGCTGACCGGGGGCGAGCTCCCGCAGGGCTACGAGCTGCTCGTCCACCAGATGTGCGTCTTCCACATCGCGCCCCGCTCCGGAACCGTCCGCGGCACGGCCGCCCTCGACGTCGTCCGCGACCTGCCCAGCCACCACTTCTCGATCCAGAACCTGGCCGACGGCGACCAGGTCCCCGCCACCCGGGACCTGGTCGACAGCCTCAACTTCGGGTTCGTGATCCTCGCCCACCCCGACGCCGAGCAGATCCAGCGGGACTACGAGGCTGTCCGGGCCGCGGAGCGCCTGCTCTCCATCGAGGAGCAGCGATCAACACCGCCGCTTTCCTGATCAGTTCCCTGGTGGTGATCATGACGCCCGGGCCCGACCTCGTCATGATCACCAACCTGGTGCTGAACGGCTCCCTGCGGGTGGCCACCGCCGCCGCGCTCGGCATGATCACCGCGGGAGCCGTCCAGGCCGGGCTCGGGGCGGCCGGGCTGGCCGCGCTCCTCGCGGCCAGCCCGGGGCTCTTCGCGGCCTTCCGCTGGGCCGGCGCGGTCGTGCTGCTCGGCTGGGCCGTGCTCGCCCTGCGGCGGGCCACCGGCCGGGCCGGCGCCGAGGCCCCGGCGCCCCGGGCCGCGGTCGCGGTCCCCGCGCACGCGACGGGTCAGCCGCCGGCCGGCTCCCCTCCGCCCGGACCAGCGGCCGGCGACGCCGGTCCCTCGGTGCGCCAGGCCTTCGGGCAGGGCCTGTTGTGCACCGGGTCCAATCCCAAGGTGGGCATCTTCCTGATGGCCTTCCTGCCCCAGTTCGTGCCCGCGGGCATGGCCCCCGAGATCGGCGTCCCGCTGCTGGCCGCCTGTTACCTGGCCCTGGGGCTGCTCTGGCTCCTCACCTGGATGAGGCTGGTCCACCGGCTCGCCCCGCACTTGCGGTCCCCGCGGGTGCTACGGATCACCGACGGCCTCACCGCCGTCGTGTTCGGGCTCTTCGCCGTCCGACTGGCACTCGGCGGGTGACCCCGCCGCCCGCCTGCGCCCCGCTGCGGTCACACCGACCGCAGCGGGCACTGCGCGTCCTCCCCCAGCGCCAGTCTGCGCGCATAGCGCAGCAGCGGAGCGGGGAGGGAGAACCGGTTGGGCGCGCACTCCCGGAGCAGGCTCACGCCGA
Coding sequences within:
- a CDS encoding iron-containing redox enzyme family protein — translated: MSHAPQHVPFELSGTELRDAIVQYATNPIFLDNLDWQNDDNPYRRQLRPQILPHLDFDKVPGRENILDYTSLAVQRLLTSVYEADLVFFPKSGLEGKEEDFRAFYSPANRALGERIRPALERYAFGFLDDEVETSGKWTRASLDSYLDSLDMGGGEELSPIEAAVTGSTDPARAARMWLVQFAPDFLSEASPMMRNVLGYYGPVQSEWFKVVIDEYGYGVHDTKHSTLFERTLESVGLKSDLHRYWQYYLNSSLLLNNYFHYLGKNHELFFRYVGALFYTESSLVDFCRRADRLLHGVFGDSVDTTYFTEHVHIDQHHGRMAREKIIAPLIEAHGEGIIPEIVRGIEEYRVLLEVADKDFVAQISWMDDQPELKKLHGPVYEAIKEGRVQVPVAHLVEPFNELSNTHCHEGDELCHIVSGTMRFESGLGSSLTLEAGEGVVIRRNRLHGADILSEECVYEIHSVGDYRKCL
- a CDS encoding Rieske 2Fe-2S domain-containing protein, which translates into the protein MPVVSFPVAGRENCVVVAGTAYVYATVGGRGFVMNASCPHRGGPLHLAGVTPDAGRLICPWHDRKTSAARLRAEIPAVRTGSRVTAVFPDRPARAAAATAGVCGGTSREYRPLSAELARPGAAV
- a CDS encoding ATP-grasp domain-containing protein, with protein sequence MAWDGEKPLLLLIGSSGQRSREFILRTVSTRYALWLLQPAPVSWEEPYVVGSTTVDNTDPKALTAAARQVAAEHAVAGVFCYDEGLVTPAAHVARALGLPGNSPESVIACRDKAATRAALETARVPQPASIGVRSLAEARAAAEKIGFPVVLKPRGLAGGMGVRKADGPDDVESAYRAASGASYPGVPVFDVSVLVEEFADGPEISVDAVFFDGECVPLVVARKQVGLAPFFEETGHEVDGADPLLTDPGLLEALRSAHAALDFHTGVSHTEFRITAGGLRLMEVNARLGGDMIPYLGELATGVDVAMAAADTAAGVRPDTEVRHRKAAAIAFLYPDEDIEIDAVTVHEDRFPAGVHSADAMAGPGAVLRLPPRGYISRYARVIALADSVEQARAALLSAPEIVELVSRPAEVPAP
- a CDS encoding MDR family MFS transporter, coding for MTNTGHDSPEGRKAARPSVVQTLRGIPGPIWLVLVGMLINRLGNFLQIYLVLYLTDKGFSTSAAAFALGAYGVGSVVGVLAGGSISDRVGYAWTIVGSMALAGLLTLSLVHLDSLPVVITVAAVIGIAAQAYRPASSALLVESTPEEHHVMVFAVYRMAFNLGTTAGPLLGALLISYSYDLMFYIDAVTSVGFALFALVLVKSGQRTGPGARDPQADGRSYLAVLRDRRYLLFLLALFLNAVVYIQHTSALPLQLKADGHGPAFYSTLLSLNAAMVICLELLFTKYVQHLPGRFAVALGVGLVGVGMNLYVAGPGMAVFVIATVVWTVGEMIGTPTASAWPGKVAPAHLRGRYIAASAFPMQIGYAVGPVIGIAAWQASAASVWWLCGALTAVAVVVTLIGMAEPSAGEQRRPADAEPAAAPTPAETP
- a CDS encoding alpha/beta hydrolase; the protein is MAYADGIENFVKTVDGALPPDFYTYPVERQRALYDGLTEVLPIPVPEGVSHRDASVTHGGRTARIRIYEPARRTGDAVLFYIRGGGFVIGSLHSHHSLVAELADRTGLVAIALDFGMAPENPHPGPLEDCYAGLCGTLADLPALGLDGIDPEGAVLCGESSGANMAVVLSMIARDRGGPRLRGQAVISPVLDFTRWRHGGEDAPLLSGGEMEFYTACYCPEPGQAELPYVSPLLTGTFHDLPPAYVVGCEMDSLRVDAEKYTARLRQNGTPVTYVMEEGMVHAPVRARRISEPAGAFFARYCDAVATLAAGEAVGRDEC
- a CDS encoding ATP-grasp domain-containing protein; amino-acid sequence: MTSAERIPDAPQGPCVIVDPYSSGALFAQTLADHGVPVVAVVTGPRPPEAYASSYQPQDFPEIIVYEGDLEAVAERLRALDPRCVVAGCESGVELAERLAPLVTPERCNVPELAAARRDKSSMAAAVAAAGLPVIPQICTADADEVAAWLEREGLTGADLVVKPPKSASTDGVIKLTGGEDWRTVFARQLGRVNQFGEVDDRLLVQKFVTGTEYVIDTFSHDGKHAVVDVCAYRKVDNGPHMAVYDTMRWLPPDDPALPGLTEYVFGVLDAVGLRFGSAHVEVMGTAEGPLLIELGARPHGGGQPRFNRNATGDSQIDRTVRWLTGGELPQGYELLVHQMCVFHIAPRSGTVRGTAALDVVRDLPSHHFSIQNLADGDQVPATRDLVDSLNFGFVILAHPDAEQIQRDYEAVRAAERLLSIEEQRSTPPLS
- a CDS encoding LysE family translocator; translation: MTPGPDLVMITNLVLNGSLRVATAAALGMITAGAVQAGLGAAGLAALLAASPGLFAAFRWAGAVVLLGWAVLALRRATGRAGAEAPAPRAAVAVPAHATGQPPAGSPPPGPAAGDAGPSVRQAFGQGLLCTGSNPKVGIFLMAFLPQFVPAGMAPEIGVPLLAACYLALGLLWLLTWMRLVHRLAPHLRSPRVLRITDGLTAVVFGLFAVRLALGG